The following are encoded in a window of Chloroflexota bacterium genomic DNA:
- a CDS encoding small basic family protein, protein MWLPLIGLLIGLIIGSVVSISIPAEYARYTAVAILAALDSVLGAVKANLSGDYDNAIFITGFFGNTLLAAVLTFLGDRLGVELYYAAIFAFGVRLFNNLALIRRHLLARFRRSPRRAT, encoded by the coding sequence ATGTGGTTACCGCTCATCGGTCTCCTGATTGGACTCATCATCGGATCGGTGGTATCCATTTCTATACCGGCAGAGTATGCCCGCTACACCGCGGTGGCGATTCTGGCCGCGCTGGATTCGGTTCTGGGCGCCGTCAAGGCCAACCTGTCCGGCGACTATGACAATGCCATCTTCATCACGGGATTCTTTGGCAACACGCTCCTGGCTGCCGTTCTGACGTTCCTGGGCGATCGGCTAGGGGTGGAACTCTACTACGCGGCCATTTTCGCCTTTGGCGTCAGGCTTTTCAACAACCTGGCCTTGATCAGGCGACATCTGCTGGCGCGGTTCAGGCGGAGCCCGCGCCGCGCGACGTGA
- the murC gene encoding UDP-N-acetylmuramate--L-alanine ligase, with the protein MNANKQPDAERNNGTVNLAAVRRVHLVGIGGAGLSAIAAVLLARGLEVSGSDIQANAQTEALVRRGARIYLGHAPDHVRGADLVIVSSAIAPSNAEWQEAARQGIPVVKRGPVLAALLAGKVGVAVAGSHGKTTTAGLIAFILTEAGLDPSFIIGGVVENFGDNARVGRGPHFVLEADEYDRTFLALRPHLSVITNVEMDHPDCFRDEDDLRQAFLEFAARTVPDGLILAWAHDPAVASLAQEAASIAGCAVQTFGLDPDATWSARDLTPHADGGTEFTVVREGRPDIRARVALPGRHNVGNSVAALAAAAWLGVPLASAAESLARFRGTRRRMQERGSVQGIVVLDDYAHHPTQIAATLRAVREKYGPRPLWAVFQPHTYSRLKTLWRDFAGCFGEADHVVVLPVYPAREPHDPTVRPDLLAKQMPHPDARYVGSLDEAAALLAEQAEPDALIITLGAGDEWIVGDRTLAHLRRKLARTLQAEK; encoded by the coding sequence GTGAATGCGAACAAACAGCCTGATGCCGAACGGAACAACGGCACGGTGAATCTCGCAGCGGTGCGCCGCGTGCACCTGGTGGGCATCGGCGGGGCGGGCCTGAGCGCCATCGCCGCCGTCCTGCTGGCGCGCGGGCTAGAGGTGTCCGGCTCGGACATCCAGGCCAACGCCCAGACGGAGGCCCTGGTCCGGCGCGGCGCGCGCATCTACCTCGGCCACGCGCCCGACCACGTCCGCGGGGCCGATCTAGTCATCGTCTCCTCGGCCATCGCGCCCTCCAACGCCGAATGGCAAGAGGCCGCCCGACAGGGAATCCCCGTCGTCAAGCGCGGGCCTGTGCTGGCCGCGCTCCTCGCCGGCAAAGTCGGCGTCGCCGTGGCGGGCAGCCACGGCAAAACCACCACTGCCGGACTTATCGCGTTCATCCTGACCGAGGCCGGCCTTGACCCCTCATTCATCATCGGTGGCGTCGTGGAGAACTTCGGCGACAACGCCCGCGTGGGCCGCGGCCCGCACTTCGTGCTGGAAGCCGACGAGTACGACCGCACCTTCCTGGCGTTGCGGCCCCACCTGTCCGTCATCACCAACGTGGAGATGGATCATCCCGACTGCTTCCGCGATGAGGACGACCTGCGCCAGGCATTCCTGGAATTCGCGGCCCGCACCGTCCCCGACGGCCTCATCCTCGCGTGGGCCCACGACCCGGCCGTCGCCAGCCTGGCCCAGGAAGCCGCGTCCATCGCCGGCTGCGCCGTCCAGACCTTCGGCCTTGACCCCGACGCCACGTGGAGCGCCCGCGACCTGACCCCGCACGCCGACGGCGGCACGGAATTCACCGTCGTGCGCGAGGGTCGCCCGGATATTCGCGCCCGCGTGGCTTTACCCGGCCGCCACAACGTGGGCAACAGCGTCGCGGCGCTGGCCGCGGCCGCGTGGCTGGGCGTGCCCCTGGCCTCCGCCGCCGAGTCCCTGGCCCGTTTCCGCGGCACCCGCCGACGCATGCAGGAGCGCGGCTCGGTGCAGGGCATCGTGGTGCTGGACGACTACGCCCATCACCCGACCCAGATTGCAGCCACCCTTCGGGCGGTGCGGGAGAAATACGGCCCGCGCCCGCTCTGGGCGGTGTTCCAGCCCCACACCTACAGCCGCCTCAAGACATTGTGGCGGGACTTTGCCGGTTGCTTCGGCGAGGCCGACCACGTCGTCGTCCTGCCGGTCTATCCGGCCCGCGAGCCGCACGACCCGACGGTGCGCCCCGACCTGCTGGCCAAACAGATGCCCCACCCCGACGCGCGCTACGTGGGCAGCCTGGACGAAGCGGCCGCGCTGCTGGCGGAACAAGCGGAGCCTGACGCCCTCATCATCACCCTGGGTGCAGGCGACGAGTGGATTGTAGGCGACCGCACCCTCGCTCACCTGCGCCGCAAACTGGCCCGAACCTTGCAAGCGGAGAAGTAG
- a CDS encoding FtsQ-type POTRA domain-containing protein, which yields MGVRIAARRQPASAPARMAGLALVLVAAIAALVFSESLAFFVYSDETRYVGLHLLTPEAVWQAAGIPDGYSVFFVNTGRAAKALKALPEVKDARVTLRIPNRLTITITERTVRAAWVQAGTTWWVDETGHVLTQAQGDLPADTLRINSMVSAPLQQGQDVSAAAIRAALRYHELMPQAVRFQYAEDKGISLIMPDGWPVHLGDDSQAELKIARLNALVEHFAQRGIRPVYLDLRAPDAPAYRR from the coding sequence ATGGGCGTGCGCATAGCTGCGCGCCGTCAGCCCGCGTCGGCGCCCGCGAGGATGGCGGGCCTGGCGCTGGTGCTTGTCGCCGCCATCGCCGCGCTCGTCTTCTCCGAGTCGCTCGCCTTCTTCGTGTACAGCGACGAGACGCGCTACGTGGGCCTGCACCTGCTCACCCCCGAAGCCGTGTGGCAGGCGGCGGGAATCCCCGATGGGTACAGCGTCTTCTTTGTAAACACGGGCCGAGCGGCCAAGGCCCTGAAGGCACTCCCTGAGGTCAAGGACGCCAGGGTAACCCTGCGCATCCCCAACCGCCTGACCATCACCATCACGGAAAGGACGGTACGGGCGGCGTGGGTGCAGGCGGGCACAACGTGGTGGGTGGACGAGACGGGCCACGTGCTCACCCAGGCGCAGGGCGACCTCCCTGCCGACACATTGCGCATCAACAGCATGGTGTCGGCCCCGTTGCAGCAGGGCCAAGACGTGAGTGCGGCGGCCATTCGGGCGGCCCTGCGCTACCATGAACTCATGCCGCAGGCCGTCAGGTTCCAGTATGCCGAGGATAAGGGCATCTCGCTCATCATGCCCGACGGCTGGCCCGTGCATCTGGGCGACGATAGCCAGGCCGAACTCAAAATCGCGCGGTTGAACGCGCTTGTGGAACATTTCGCGCAGCGGGGCATCCGCCCTGTGTACCTGGACTTGCGCGCGCCCGACGCGCCCGCGTACAGGCGCTAG
- the ftsZ gene encoding cell division protein FtsZ: MVDLVEPENFARIKVIGVGGAGCNAVNRMIEAGLSGVEFIAVNTDVQALMLSKAPKRISIGEKLTRGLGAGGDPTIGQKAAEESSDDLYEAINGSDMVFVTAGMGGGTGTGAAPIISQIAKETGALTIGVVTKPFGFEGQRKRRTAEEGLERLREHVNTLIVIPNDRLLEIVDKKAPVTEAFRVADDALRQGIQGISEVVTVPGMINVDFADVRAVMQEGGSALMAVGRGKGENRAVDAAKAAIASPLLDVTIEGARGVLFNITAGRDLTLSEVDAAANIIKATADPEANIIFGAVINESMSDEVQITVIATGFDAKGKILQKPAAIPQARAAAATGTDGKIREFPVRIINTEDIEVPAFIRNAVNKGPKQN; this comes from the coding sequence ATGGTAGACCTGGTAGAGCCCGAGAATTTCGCCAGAATCAAAGTCATCGGGGTGGGCGGTGCCGGCTGCAATGCCGTCAACCGCATGATTGAGGCCGGGCTGAGCGGCGTGGAGTTCATCGCCGTCAACACCGACGTCCAGGCGCTCATGCTCTCCAAAGCCCCCAAGCGCATCTCCATCGGCGAGAAACTGACCCGCGGGTTGGGCGCCGGCGGCGACCCCACCATCGGCCAGAAGGCCGCCGAGGAAAGCAGTGATGACCTCTACGAGGCCATCAACGGTTCCGACATGGTCTTCGTCACCGCGGGCATGGGAGGCGGCACCGGCACGGGCGCCGCGCCCATCATCAGCCAAATCGCCAAGGAGACCGGCGCGCTCACCATCGGCGTGGTAACCAAGCCCTTCGGGTTTGAGGGCCAGCGCAAGCGCCGAACCGCCGAGGAGGGTCTGGAACGCCTCCGCGAGCACGTCAACACGCTCATCGTCATCCCCAACGACCGGCTCCTGGAGATCGTGGACAAGAAGGCGCCCGTTACCGAGGCCTTCCGCGTCGCCGATGACGCCCTGCGCCAGGGCATCCAGGGCATCTCGGAAGTCGTAACGGTGCCCGGGATGATCAACGTGGACTTCGCCGACGTCCGCGCCGTCATGCAGGAAGGCGGCTCGGCGCTCATGGCCGTCGGGCGGGGCAAGGGCGAGAATCGCGCCGTGGACGCCGCCAAAGCCGCCATCGCCAGCCCGCTGCTGGATGTTACCATTGAAGGCGCGCGCGGCGTGCTGTTCAACATCACCGCGGGCCGCGACCTCACCCTCAGCGAAGTGGACGCCGCCGCCAACATCATCAAGGCCACCGCCGATCCCGAAGCCAACATCATCTTCGGCGCCGTCATCAACGAGAGCATGAGCGACGAGGTGCAGATCACCGTCATCGCCACGGGGTTTGACGCCAAGGGCAAGATCCTGCAAAAGCCCGCCGCCATCCCCCAGGCCCGCGCTGCCGCGGCCACCGGCACCGACGGCAAGATCCGCGAATTCCCGGTGCGCATCATCAACACGGAGGACATTGAAGTCCCCGCGTTCATTCGCAACGCCGTAAACAAAGGGCCCAAACAGAACTGA
- a CDS encoding adenosylcobalamin-dependent ribonucleoside-diphosphate reductase, translating into MITLEPALTANALTVLKKRYLRKDEHGNAVETPADMFWRVASNVAQAERLYGPEDQVEFWAKAFHELMVSLDFLPNSPTLMNAGRRLQQLSACFVLPIEDSMISIFEGIKNTALIHQSGGGTGFSFSRLRPKNDVVQSTKGVSSGPVSFMKVFDAATEAIKQGGTRRGANMAILRVDHPDILEFITAKDKDGILPNFNLSVGITREFMQALADDADYPLINPRNRQETGRLKAREVFDLITQMAWKNGEPGVIFLDRINEANPTPHLGEIESTNPCITGDTWIMTAEGARQVKDLVGRPFTAIVNGAEWPSEGFFSTGTKPVYRLTTLEGFSLRLTAEHPLMRVTSLTRYRLETEWTEVQHLRPGDKIIIHNHRSLLGWEGPHTEEEGYLMGFYLGDETRKQGRITLSSRGETEGAKAVRDEVYRYAQKLRHRADFAGWTAVRGRGEYRLTLAALRQLADELGLGNGKAITPQMEQASADFYRGLLRGLFDSDGSVQDSQEKGGSVRLAQSNLEMLRAAQRMLLRLGIASTIYQNRRQETTREMPDGKGGTQEYLTKAQHELVIANDNLRYFYERVGFSDTDKARKLAQLLDAYQREINRERFVVTIAEIVADGVETVYDVRIPGVNAFDANGFVVHNCGEQPLLPYESCNLGSINLAHMVTNGSVDWAKLRQAVKVAVRFLDDVIDMNRYPLPQIEEMTKANRKIGLGVMGFAEMLIQLGIPYDSEQAVETAEAVMRTIQETAWEASAALAKERGAFPSFKGSRLDRPGAPPVRNATVTTIAPTGSISIIAGCSSGIEPLFALVYTRNVLDNTALPEANPLFERIAHERGFYSAELMEAVAQRGGVRGLDSVPEDVQRIFPTAHDISPEWHVRIQAAFQRYTDNAVSKTINFPHDATVEDVRKAYLLAYELGCKGITVYRDGSRSTQVLTKGRGDKPAQSKDAPSEPSVRVPRTRPVVTRGITEKVALGCNRTLYITINEDDKGLCEVFLQMGKSGGCTASQSEAIGRLISLSLRSGIEPKAIIKQLKGIRCPFPVWHNGNVAFSCSDAIGRALEHYLGIQSPHPQQPPETHTDTGEKNPLDFSPECPECGGILEFVEGCMTCRMCGYSQCG; encoded by the coding sequence ATGATTACCCTGGAACCCGCTCTCACTGCGAATGCCTTGACCGTGTTGAAGAAAAGGTACCTGCGCAAGGACGAACACGGCAACGCCGTGGAGACGCCCGCCGACATGTTCTGGCGCGTGGCGTCCAACGTCGCCCAAGCCGAGCGGCTCTACGGCCCCGAGGACCAGGTGGAGTTCTGGGCCAAAGCCTTCCACGAACTCATGGTCTCGTTGGACTTCCTGCCCAACTCCCCCACCCTCATGAACGCGGGCCGCAGGCTCCAGCAACTCTCGGCGTGTTTCGTCCTGCCCATTGAGGACTCCATGATCAGCATCTTTGAGGGCATCAAGAACACCGCCCTGATCCACCAGAGCGGCGGCGGCACGGGATTCTCCTTCTCCCGCCTGCGCCCCAAGAACGACGTGGTGCAGTCCACCAAAGGCGTGTCCAGCGGCCCCGTGTCGTTCATGAAGGTCTTTGACGCCGCCACCGAGGCCATCAAGCAGGGTGGCACCCGTCGCGGCGCCAACATGGCCATCCTGCGCGTGGACCACCCCGACATCCTGGAGTTCATCACCGCCAAGGACAAGGACGGAATCCTGCCCAACTTCAACCTGTCGGTCGGCATCACTCGCGAGTTCATGCAGGCCCTGGCCGACGACGCCGACTACCCGCTCATCAACCCGCGCAATCGCCAGGAGACGGGCAGGCTGAAGGCCCGCGAGGTGTTTGACCTCATCACCCAGATGGCCTGGAAGAACGGGGAGCCGGGAGTCATCTTCCTGGACCGCATCAACGAGGCGAACCCTACCCCCCACCTCGGCGAGATTGAGAGCACCAATCCCTGCATCACCGGCGATACCTGGATCATGACCGCCGAGGGGGCACGCCAGGTGAAGGACCTGGTCGGGCGTCCTTTCACTGCGATCGTGAACGGTGCCGAATGGCCCAGCGAGGGCTTTTTCAGCACGGGGACGAAACCGGTATATCGCCTCACCACGCTTGAGGGCTTCTCGTTGCGATTGACCGCGGAACATCCTCTCATGAGAGTTACCTCGCTCACGCGCTACCGCTTGGAAACGGAGTGGACCGAAGTCCAACACCTGCGTCCGGGGGACAAAATCATTATCCACAACCATCGTAGCCTCCTGGGGTGGGAAGGCCCGCACACCGAAGAGGAAGGCTACTTGATGGGATTCTACCTGGGCGATGAGACGAGGAAACAGGGCAGAATTACCCTCTCCTCCCGTGGCGAGACCGAGGGCGCAAAAGCGGTGCGCGACGAGGTCTATCGCTACGCCCAAAAACTTCGGCACCGTGCCGATTTCGCGGGCTGGACCGCTGTCCGCGGCCGTGGCGAATATCGCCTGACGCTCGCCGCCTTGCGCCAATTGGCAGATGAACTGGGGCTAGGGAATGGCAAAGCCATCACACCGCAGATGGAGCAAGCCTCGGCAGATTTCTATCGCGGCCTGCTCCGCGGCTTATTTGACTCCGATGGTTCGGTTCAGGACAGTCAGGAAAAGGGGGGCAGCGTGCGCCTGGCGCAGAGCAATTTGGAGATGCTGCGCGCTGCCCAACGGATGCTGCTACGTCTCGGCATCGCATCTACGATTTATCAGAACCGCCGCCAAGAAACCACACGGGAGATGCCCGACGGGAAGGGCGGAACACAGGAGTACCTGACCAAAGCCCAACATGAATTGGTGATCGCCAACGACAACTTGCGCTATTTCTACGAGCGCGTTGGGTTCAGCGATACTGACAAAGCCCGCAAATTGGCACAACTCCTGGACGCATACCAGCGGGAGATCAACCGTGAACGCTTTGTTGTTACGATAGCGGAGATCGTCGCAGACGGCGTGGAAACGGTGTACGATGTCCGCATCCCGGGCGTCAACGCCTTTGACGCGAACGGGTTCGTCGTGCACAACTGCGGTGAACAGCCGCTTCTCCCCTACGAGTCCTGCAACCTCGGCTCAATCAACCTGGCCCACATGGTTACCAACGGCTCGGTGGACTGGGCGAAATTGCGCCAGGCGGTCAAGGTCGCCGTTCGCTTCCTGGACGACGTGATTGACATGAACCGCTACCCCCTGCCCCAGATTGAGGAAATGACCAAGGCCAACCGCAAGATCGGCCTGGGCGTCATGGGCTTCGCCGAGATGCTCATCCAGTTGGGCATCCCCTACGACTCGGAGCAGGCCGTGGAGACCGCCGAGGCCGTCATGCGCACCATCCAGGAAACGGCCTGGGAAGCGTCGGCGGCCCTCGCCAAAGAGCGAGGCGCGTTCCCCAGTTTCAAGGGCAGTCGCCTGGACCGTCCGGGCGCGCCGCCCGTGCGCAACGCCACCGTTACCACCATCGCCCCCACCGGCAGCATCAGCATCATCGCGGGGTGCTCCAGCGGGATTGAGCCGCTGTTCGCCCTCGTGTACACGCGCAACGTCCTGGACAACACCGCCTTGCCCGAAGCCAACCCGCTGTTTGAGCGGATCGCCCACGAGCGCGGGTTCTACTCCGCCGAACTCATGGAAGCCGTCGCCCAGCGCGGGGGCGTCCGTGGCCTGGACAGCGTGCCCGAAGATGTCCAGCGCATCTTCCCCACCGCCCACGACATCAGCCCCGAATGGCACGTCCGCATCCAGGCCGCCTTCCAGCGCTACACCGACAACGCCGTGTCCAAGACCATCAACTTCCCCCACGACGCCACCGTGGAAGACGTGCGCAAGGCCTACCTCTTGGCCTACGAACTGGGGTGCAAGGGCATCACCGTTTACCGCGACGGGAGCCGCAGCACCCAGGTTTTGACCAAAGGCCGCGGCGATAAGCCCGCCCAGTCCAAGGACGCGCCCTCCGAACCGTCAGTTCGGGTTCCGCGCACGCGCCCCGTCGTTACCCGCGGCATCACCGAGAAGGTCGCGCTGGGCTGCAACCGCACCCTGTACATCACCATCAACGAGGATGACAAGGGCCTGTGCGAGGTCTTCTTGCAGATGGGCAAATCGGGCGGGTGCACGGCCTCCCAGTCCGAAGCCATCGGGCGGCTCATCTCCCTGAGTCTGCGCTCGGGCATTGAGCCGAAAGCCATCATCAAGCAACTGAAGGGCATCCGCTGCCCGTTCCCCGTGTGGCACAATGGGAATGTGGCCTTCTCCTGCTCCGACGCCATCGGCCGCGCCCTGGAGCACTACCTGGGCATCCAGTCGCCGCACCCCCAACAGCCGCCCGAAACCCACACCGACACCGGGGAAAAGAACCCCCTGGACTTCTCGCCCGAGTGCCCCGAATGCGGGGGCATCCTGGAGTTCGTGGAAGGCTGCATGACCTGCCGCATGTGCGGCTACTCGCAATGCGGGTGA
- the ftsA gene encoding cell division protein FtsA, translating to MSDRRDQVDQLVAGIDIGTTKVCTLIAEASGEGSMLRVIGVGEQAARGMRKGVVVNVAEAAEAIAVSVEQAVRVSGVPVDAAYVSVGGTHITSLNSRGVAAITRPERGVTQEDIDRALQGARAIAIPHNQEVIHALPRGYSIDGHDGITDPLGMHGHRLEVEAHVITASEAAIQNLRDCVLAAKVEPLGPVPEPIAAAQAVLRQSEREAGVILVDIGGGTTKIAVFADGCALHTSIIAVGGVNITNDICYGLKAPFEVAERIKIAHGHAIPDKVRPDETVDVTSFGDEMPQIASRRFLAEIIQARVEEIFALVLKEIKHSGYDILLSAGAVLCGGTAQLPGIKEVAREVLQMPVRIGIPTDLEGLTDTIANPAHATSVGLLRWGLGDVSAPPPEESDWSSRIKRWFTNILPS from the coding sequence ATGAGCGACAGGAGGGACCAGGTGGATCAACTCGTGGCAGGGATAGACATCGGAACGACAAAAGTGTGCACCCTGATCGCCGAGGCTTCAGGCGAAGGCTCCATGCTTCGCGTCATCGGCGTGGGCGAGCAGGCAGCCCGCGGGATGCGCAAAGGCGTTGTCGTCAACGTCGCCGAGGCCGCCGAGGCCATCGCCGTCTCGGTGGAGCAGGCCGTGCGCGTGTCGGGCGTCCCCGTGGATGCCGCCTACGTCAGCGTGGGGGGCACCCACATCACCTCGCTCAACAGCCGCGGGGTCGCCGCTATCACGCGCCCCGAACGCGGCGTTACCCAGGAGGACATTGACCGCGCCCTGCAAGGCGCAAGGGCCATCGCCATCCCCCACAACCAGGAGGTCATCCACGCCCTGCCGCGCGGCTACTCCATTGACGGCCACGACGGCATCACCGACCCCCTGGGGATGCACGGGCACCGCCTGGAGGTGGAAGCGCACGTCATCACCGCGTCCGAGGCGGCCATCCAGAATCTGCGCGACTGCGTCCTTGCCGCCAAGGTAGAGCCGCTGGGGCCGGTGCCTGAACCCATCGCCGCCGCCCAGGCCGTCCTGCGCCAGAGCGAACGGGAGGCCGGCGTCATCCTTGTGGACATCGGCGGCGGCACCACCAAGATCGCCGTCTTCGCCGACGGGTGCGCGCTGCACACTTCCATCATCGCTGTCGGCGGCGTGAACATCACCAACGACATCTGCTACGGCCTCAAGGCCCCCTTTGAGGTCGCCGAGCGCATCAAGATCGCCCACGGGCATGCGATCCCCGACAAGGTGCGCCCCGACGAAACCGTGGACGTAACCTCGTTCGGAGACGAAATGCCCCAGATCGCGTCGCGCCGCTTCCTCGCCGAGATCATCCAGGCCCGCGTGGAGGAAATCTTCGCCCTGGTGCTCAAGGAGATCAAGCACTCCGGCTACGACATCCTCCTGTCGGCGGGGGCCGTCCTGTGCGGGGGGACGGCGCAACTGCCGGGCATCAAGGAAGTGGCGCGCGAAGTGTTGCAAATGCCCGTCCGCATCGGCATACCCACCGACCTGGAAGGGCTGACCGACACCATCGCCAACCCGGCCCACGCCACAAGCGTCGGCCTGCTGCGGTGGGGCCTGGGCGACGTGTCCGCGCCGCCCCCCGAAGAGAGCGACTGGTCCAGCAGGATCAAGCGCTGGTTCACGAACATTCTGCCGAGTTAG
- a CDS encoding D-alanine--D-alanine ligase translates to MPSGAPGGKRKIRVGVILGGRSGEHEVSLVSAQSVMAAMDKERYEIIPIGITKEGRWIAGGDPVAALKGLPAGDAHHTALLGDPTQRGLVSREAMQAVERAAPIELDVIFPVLHGPYGEDGTVQGLLELADIPYVGAGVLGSALGMDKAVMKDVFKAHGLPIVRYRVYKRRELERSQKRIEDQIEQELGYPCFVKPANLGSSVGVSKVHNRAELAPALHLAVSYDRKIVVEEGINAREIECSVLGNDEPEASVLGEIIPCNEFYDYNAKYIDDRSELVIPAPLPESLAQRIRQLAIRAFLAVDCAGMARVDFLLDRETLDVYVNEVNTIPGFTAISMYPKLWEASGLPYSALLDRLIELALERHEEKRKTRTSYTPKAKE, encoded by the coding sequence ATGCCTTCAGGAGCACCAGGAGGAAAAAGGAAAATCCGAGTTGGCGTCATACTCGGCGGGCGCTCCGGCGAGCACGAGGTCTCGCTGGTATCCGCCCAGTCGGTCATGGCCGCCATGGACAAGGAGAGATACGAGATCATCCCGATAGGCATCACAAAAGAGGGACGCTGGATCGCGGGCGGGGATCCCGTCGCGGCGCTGAAAGGCTTGCCGGCGGGAGACGCGCACCATACGGCGCTGCTCGGCGACCCCACCCAGCGCGGCCTGGTCTCGCGCGAGGCCATGCAGGCCGTGGAGCGCGCGGCTCCCATTGAACTGGACGTCATCTTCCCGGTGCTCCATGGCCCCTATGGCGAAGACGGCACGGTCCAGGGCCTGCTGGAACTGGCCGACATTCCCTACGTCGGGGCTGGCGTGCTAGGGTCGGCCCTGGGCATGGACAAGGCCGTGATGAAGGATGTCTTCAAGGCCCACGGCCTGCCCATCGTGCGGTACCGCGTGTACAAGCGGCGAGAACTGGAGAGGAGCCAGAAACGGATAGAAGACCAGATTGAGCAGGAACTCGGCTATCCCTGCTTCGTGAAGCCGGCCAACCTGGGGTCCAGCGTGGGCGTCTCCAAGGTGCACAACCGCGCCGAGTTGGCCCCTGCCCTGCACCTTGCCGTGTCCTACGACCGCAAAATCGTGGTGGAGGAAGGCATCAACGCCAGGGAAATTGAGTGCAGCGTTCTCGGAAACGACGAGCCGGAAGCCTCGGTGCTGGGGGAAATTATCCCCTGCAACGAGTTCTACGACTACAACGCCAAGTACATAGACGACCGCTCGGAACTGGTGATTCCCGCGCCGCTGCCCGAATCGCTGGCCCAGCGCATTCGCCAACTGGCCATCCGAGCGTTTCTGGCAGTGGACTGCGCGGGCATGGCCCGAGTGGACTTCCTGCTGGATCGCGAAACGCTGGATGTTTATGTCAACGAGGTCAACACCATCCCTGGCTTCACGGCCATCAGCATGTACCCGAAACTGTGGGAGGCCAGCGGTCTGCCCTACTCGGCGCTGCTTGACCGCCTGATAGAACTGGCTCTGGAGCGACACGAAGAGAAACGCAAGACCCGAACCTCGTACACCCCGAAGGCGAAGGAATGA
- a CDS encoding CvpA family protein yields MRVNVDQALLLNILIAVCAVLGLRRGIAREIVVLVGVILGSVVAPTGARYVPTVVALGQKAFGLTKGGAAPSAAALPPGKTSDLIVFGLIFLASIVISRVLVKPPKGIASRLLGTIVGGVNGYLIGRFVFPRIFVEPETVFVVSGLKAQSHFSPGNTAAAVIVFIIVLIGLGIRQSSPPKKKQA; encoded by the coding sequence ATGCGCGTAAACGTGGATCAGGCGCTCTTGCTCAACATCCTGATCGCGGTGTGCGCGGTGCTCGGCCTTCGCCGGGGCATCGCCAGGGAGATAGTGGTGCTCGTCGGCGTCATCCTCGGGTCGGTGGTGGCGCCCACGGGTGCGCGCTACGTGCCCACCGTCGTCGCGCTCGGGCAGAAGGCGTTCGGCCTGACGAAGGGGGGCGCTGCGCCATCCGCAGCGGCGTTGCCGCCGGGGAAGACGAGCGACCTGATCGTATTCGGCCTGATATTCCTGGCCAGCATCGTCATCAGCAGGGTGCTGGTGAAGCCGCCCAAGGGAATCGCCAGCCGACTCCTCGGCACAATTGTGGGGGGAGTGAACGGCTACCTGATCGGCAGGTTCGTCTTTCCGCGGATTTTCGTGGAGCCGGAGACGGTGTTCGTGGTCTCGGGGTTGAAGGCACAATCGCACTTCAGCCCAGGCAACACGGCAGCCGCCGTCATCGTGTTCATCATCGTTCTCATCGGCCTGGGCATCAGGCAGTCATCGCCGCCGAAGAAGAAGCAAGCCTGA
- the nrdR gene encoding transcriptional repressor NrdR: MQCPNCGEPNTQVVDTRMITNGVRRRRQCPKCGQRFTTYEYPASTTPLVVKNDGRREEFDRAKLLTGIRKACAKRPVSAEQIDAIVTAVENQIRNSRAKEISSEKIGQMVLEHLRQIDKVAYIRFASVYLRMDDLEALKQEVEKLLKSGDQEPASRR, translated from the coding sequence GTGCAGTGCCCTAACTGTGGGGAACCGAACACCCAAGTGGTGGATACGCGAATGATCACCAACGGCGTGCGCCGCCGCCGCCAGTGTCCCAAATGCGGCCAGCGGTTCACTACCTACGAGTATCCCGCGTCCACCACGCCTCTCGTGGTCAAGAACGATGGCCGCCGCGAGGAGTTTGATCGCGCCAAACTGCTGACGGGCATCCGCAAAGCCTGCGCCAAGCGCCCCGTCAGCGCCGAGCAGATTGACGCCATCGTTACCGCCGTGGAAAACCAGATTCGCAACTCCCGCGCCAAGGAAATCTCATCCGAAAAGATCGGCCAGATGGTGCTGGAGCACCTCCGCCAGATTGACAAGGTCGCCTACATCCGCTTCGCCTCGGTGTACCTCCGAATGGACGATTTGGAGGCCCTCAAGCAAGAGGTTGAGAAACTTCTGAAGTCCGGTGATCAAGAACCCGCCTCTCGTCGCTAG